The Kitasatospora paranensis genome has a window encoding:
- a CDS encoding Acg family FMN-binding oxidoreductase: MTRHSEETAMTTPAIDAAALEKLISAAVAAPSVHNSQPWRFRLSEDISSLELRVSDDRPLPAIDPDGRALYLSVGAALLNLRTAARRLGWAPEVRLLPDSEAPDLVASVVLDRPSPVALPLTGRLYDAIWRRHTVRTPFTGEPVPAAVLDDLAEAARAEEADLSFPDREETTRLLDLAVRAERRSAADPARRAEDRSAVHEPGGPARGIPVAALGPHDTAGRIPVRDFAGTGRPRSAAFEAEPCLAVLTTAHDRPRDWIRAGMALEHALLLATVHHVRAGLLHELVEWPDLRAAAQDPDRGPGHVQMLVRLGYGPEGSPTPRLPVGDVLEISRP, from the coding sequence CTGACCCGGCACTCGGAGGAGACCGCCATGACCACCCCGGCCATCGATGCCGCGGCCCTGGAGAAGCTCATCTCGGCCGCCGTCGCCGCCCCGTCCGTCCACAACAGCCAGCCCTGGCGGTTCCGGCTCAGCGAGGACATCTCCAGCCTGGAACTCCGGGTGAGCGACGACCGCCCGCTGCCGGCCATCGACCCCGACGGGCGCGCCCTGTACCTCTCCGTCGGCGCCGCGCTGCTCAATCTGCGCACCGCCGCCCGCCGCCTGGGCTGGGCACCCGAGGTCCGGCTGCTGCCGGACTCGGAGGCGCCCGACCTGGTGGCGTCCGTCGTGCTGGACCGGCCCTCCCCGGTCGCCCTGCCGCTCACCGGCAGGCTCTACGACGCGATCTGGCGCCGGCACACCGTCCGGACACCGTTCACCGGTGAGCCCGTCCCGGCCGCCGTGCTCGACGACCTCGCCGAGGCCGCCCGGGCCGAGGAGGCCGACCTGTCCTTCCCCGACCGGGAGGAGACCACGCGGCTGCTGGACCTCGCCGTCCGGGCCGAACGGCGCAGCGCCGCCGACCCGGCGCGCCGCGCCGAGGACCGGAGCGCCGTCCACGAGCCGGGCGGGCCCGCACGCGGCATCCCCGTCGCCGCGCTCGGGCCCCACGACACCGCAGGACGGATACCCGTGCGGGACTTCGCGGGCACCGGCCGGCCCCGGTCCGCGGCCTTCGAGGCCGAGCCGTGCCTGGCCGTCCTCACCACCGCGCACGACCGCCCACGGGACTGGATCCGGGCCGGCATGGCCCTGGAGCACGCCCTCCTGCTGGCCACCGTTCACCACGTCCGGGCGGGTCTGCTCCACGAGCTCGTGGAGTGGCCCGATCTGCGCGCGGCGGCGCAGGACCCGGACCGGGGCCCGGGCCACGTCCAGATGCTGGTGCGCCTCGGGTACGGGCCGGAGGGATCCCCGACGCCCAGGCTCCCGGTCGGCGACGTGCTGGAGATCAGCCGTCCTTGA
- a CDS encoding SHOCT domain-containing protein translates to MMYDHGMNGWGWGLMTVAMVLFWGLLVFGVVLLVRYLGRAQHQHPGARPSDPRAGGPVPRPTPEDMLGERFARGEIDADEYRHRMDALRAGRGAGPG, encoded by the coding sequence ATGATGTACGACCACGGGATGAACGGCTGGGGATGGGGCCTGATGACCGTTGCCATGGTGCTCTTCTGGGGCCTGCTGGTCTTCGGCGTCGTGCTCCTCGTCCGCTACCTCGGCCGTGCGCAGCACCAGCACCCCGGCGCCCGGCCGTCCGACCCGCGGGCCGGCGGTCCGGTCCCGCGGCCCACGCCGGAGGACATGCTCGGTGAGCGGTTCGCGCGCGGCGAGATCGACGCCGACGAGTACCGCCACCGCATGGACGCCCTCCGAGCCGGCCGCGGCGCCGGGCCCGGCTGA
- a CDS encoding response regulator transcription factor, giving the protein MDGTRHGEDGPPVRVFLLDDHEVVRRGVRDLLEAEPDIEVIGEAGTCAQALARVPALRPDVAVLDVRLPDGDGVTVCRELRDTMPDLACLMLTSFDDDDALLDAIMAGAAGYALKQVKGADLVAAVRTVASGQSMLDPATTRKLMESLRHHDESDTDAALAQLTPREREILVLVGEGKTNRQIGQELYLAEKTVKNHVSRLLAKLGVERRLQAAVLAAQAEAEHPPRSH; this is encoded by the coding sequence ATGGACGGCACGCGCCACGGCGAGGACGGGCCGCCCGTGCGGGTGTTCCTCCTCGACGACCACGAGGTGGTGCGCCGGGGTGTCCGGGACCTGCTGGAGGCCGAACCCGACATCGAGGTGATCGGCGAGGCGGGCACCTGCGCCCAGGCCCTGGCCCGGGTGCCGGCGCTCCGCCCGGACGTGGCCGTGCTCGACGTCCGCCTCCCCGACGGTGACGGCGTCACCGTCTGCCGGGAGCTGCGCGACACCATGCCCGACCTGGCATGCCTGATGCTGACCTCGTTCGACGACGACGACGCCCTGCTGGACGCCATCATGGCCGGCGCGGCCGGGTACGCCCTCAAACAGGTCAAGGGTGCGGACCTCGTCGCGGCGGTGCGGACGGTGGCGTCCGGGCAGTCCATGCTGGACCCGGCCACCACCCGCAAGCTCATGGAGAGCCTGCGCCACCACGACGAGAGCGACACCGATGCGGCGCTGGCCCAGTTGACCCCTCGCGAGCGCGAGATCCTCGTGCTCGTCGGCGAGGGCAAGACCAATCGCCAGATCGGCCAGGAGCTCTACCTGGCGGAGAAGACCGTCAAGAACCACGTCTCGCGCCTGCTCGCCAAGCTCGGCGTCGAGCGCCGCCTCCAGGCCGCAGTACTCGCCGCGCAGGCCGAGGCCGAGCATCCGCCCCGGTCGCACTGA
- a CDS encoding CBS domain-containing protein, which yields MNSRLNTVADVMTRAVVAVGRSATFTEVLETLQQWKVRAVPVLAGDGRVVGVVSETDLLAARDHDPDRADAYTAGRLMSEPAITVHPDSPLAEAGRAMARGRVKRLPVVDDEGFLIGVVSRGDLLKVHLRADTDLVDQIVAELRAVLGPALAASVGVRAEDGRITLTCGRQDAAVLTQLAAAVRAVPGVVDVTVATTAPV from the coding sequence ATGAACAGCCGGCTGAACACCGTCGCGGACGTCATGACCCGGGCTGTCGTCGCCGTCGGCCGCAGCGCGACCTTCACGGAGGTCCTGGAGACCCTGCAGCAGTGGAAGGTCCGGGCCGTGCCGGTCCTGGCCGGTGACGGCCGGGTCGTCGGCGTCGTCTCCGAGACCGACCTGCTGGCCGCCCGGGACCACGACCCCGACCGGGCCGACGCGTACACCGCCGGCCGGCTGATGTCGGAACCGGCGATCACCGTCCACCCCGACAGCCCGCTCGCGGAAGCCGGGCGCGCCATGGCGCGCGGCCGCGTCAAGCGCCTCCCGGTGGTCGACGACGAAGGCTTCCTGATCGGTGTCGTCAGCCGCGGTGACCTGCTCAAAGTGCATCTCCGGGCCGACACCGACCTCGTCGACCAGATCGTCGCCGAGCTGCGGGCCGTCCTGGGCCCCGCTCTCGCCGCGTCCGTCGGCGTACGTGCGGAGGACGGCCGTATCACCCTCACCTGCGGCCGGCAGGACGCCGCCGTCCTCACGCAGCTGGCCGCGGCCGTCCGGGCCGTCCCGGGTGTCGTCGACGTCACGGTGGCGACCACTGCGCCGGTCTGA
- a CDS encoding CBS domain-containing protein, with amino-acid sequence MRIADLMITPPVTVPLHATARHAAARMAEQSVGCVLVTGPDGLHGVLTDRDLALRTLAAGLGPDTPVSGLMSAPVTTVDAADDLGTAYRTFRRTGVRRLPVLGGGRLVGLLSVDDLFLDVLQRLEDLLGPLSWSTLREGAAGPAPRGRRPTT; translated from the coding sequence ATGCGCATCGCCGACCTGATGATCACACCACCGGTCACCGTCCCTCTGCACGCGACCGCCCGCCACGCGGCCGCCCGGATGGCCGAGCAGTCCGTCGGCTGCGTGCTCGTCACCGGTCCGGACGGTCTGCACGGGGTCCTCACCGACCGCGACCTCGCACTCCGCACCCTCGCGGCCGGCCTGGGACCGGACACCCCGGTCTCGGGCCTGATGTCCGCCCCCGTGACCACCGTCGACGCCGCGGACGACCTCGGCACCGCCTACCGGACGTTCCGGCGTACAGGGGTGCGCCGGCTGCCCGTGCTCGGCGGTGGCCGACTCGTCGGCCTCCTCTCCGTCGACGACCTCTTCCTGGACGTCCTGCAACGACTCGAGGACCTGCTGGGCCCGCTCTCCTGGAGCACGCTCCGTGAGGGCGCCGCAGGCCCGGCGCCCCGGGGGCGCCGCCCGACCACCTGA
- the ppsA gene encoding phosphoenolpyruvate synthase has translation MAVGEAIGTGPVCGLTSPVELERFPAGAVLVTPITDPDWEPLMKLASAIVTDHGGRTSHAAIVSRELGVPAVVGTGRATAVLTDRQEVTVSCAEGSEGHVYAGHVDFEESETDASALPATRTKVMLNLADPSAAFRWWRLPADGVGLLRTEFMVAHQIRVHPMALVHPERLPAADRRLLDELTEGYPDGTEYFVERLAQGIARIAASRWPDPVVVRMSDFKTNEYARLVGGAPFEPVEANPMIGWRGASRYDDERYREGFALECRALRRVRVDTGLTNVVVMIPFCRTPQEADRVLAAMAGNGLARGDHGLRVYVMAEIPSNILLAEQFAERFDGFSIGSNDLTQLTLGVDRDSELLAHLFDERDPAVTRSIEHLITAAHTAGRTVGLCGQRPSNDPEFTRFLVGAGIDSVSVTPDSFAAVKQHVAAAEQALAG, from the coding sequence ATCGCCGTCGGCGAGGCGATCGGCACCGGCCCCGTGTGCGGTCTCACCAGCCCCGTGGAGCTGGAACGGTTCCCGGCCGGGGCGGTGCTCGTCACCCCGATCACCGACCCCGACTGGGAGCCGCTGATGAAGCTGGCCTCGGCGATCGTCACCGACCACGGCGGCCGCACCTCGCACGCGGCCATCGTCAGCCGGGAACTCGGCGTGCCGGCCGTGGTCGGTACCGGGCGGGCCACCGCCGTGCTGACCGACCGGCAGGAGGTGACGGTCTCCTGCGCCGAGGGCTCGGAGGGGCACGTGTACGCCGGGCACGTGGACTTCGAGGAGTCCGAGACGGACGCCTCGGCGCTGCCCGCGACCCGGACGAAAGTGATGCTCAACCTCGCCGATCCGTCGGCGGCATTCCGCTGGTGGCGGCTGCCGGCCGACGGTGTGGGGCTCCTCCGGACGGAATTCATGGTCGCCCACCAGATCCGCGTCCACCCGATGGCACTGGTCCACCCCGAACGGCTGCCGGCCGCGGACAGGCGCCTGCTCGACGAACTGACCGAGGGATACCCGGACGGGACGGAGTACTTCGTCGAGCGTCTGGCGCAGGGCATCGCCAGGATCGCCGCCTCGCGCTGGCCGGACCCGGTCGTCGTGCGGATGAGCGACTTCAAGACCAACGAGTACGCACGGCTGGTCGGCGGCGCGCCGTTCGAGCCGGTGGAGGCCAACCCGATGATCGGGTGGCGGGGCGCCAGCCGGTACGACGACGAGCGCTACCGCGAGGGTTTCGCCCTGGAGTGCCGGGCGCTGCGCAGGGTCCGGGTGGACACCGGCCTGACCAATGTCGTCGTCATGATCCCGTTCTGCCGCACACCGCAGGAGGCCGACCGCGTCCTCGCCGCGATGGCGGGCAACGGCCTGGCCCGCGGCGACCACGGCCTGCGGGTGTACGTGATGGCCGAGATCCCGTCCAACATCCTGCTGGCGGAGCAGTTCGCCGAGCGGTTCGACGGGTTCTCCATCGGCAGCAACGACCTGACCCAGCTCACCCTCGGGGTCGACCGCGACTCCGAGCTGCTCGCCCACCTCTTCGACGAACGGGATCCGGCTGTCACCCGCAGCATCGAGCATCTGATCACCGCGGCGCACACCGCCGGCCGCACCGTGGGCCTCTGCGGTCAGCGTCCGAGCAACGACCCGGAATTCACCCGGTTCCTGGTCGGCGCCGGGATCGACTCGGTCTCGGTGACACCGGACAGCTTCGCCGCGGTGAAGCAGCACGTGGCGGCGGCTGAGCAGGCGCTCGCCGGCTGA
- a CDS encoding CBS domain-containing protein produces MSHRTVHDVMTREVVTAGPDTPFKEIALLFHRNDITALPVVDDQRRPLGMVSEADLLRKAAVLPDPESGTPGRWLGAHDRARAEAETAGGLMTAPAVAARPGWSIPEAARAMDKHRVKRLPVVDEIGRLVGIVSRRDLLQVFLRHDGAIREEITHDVLGGTLWLAPDAVRVTVHDGVVTLTGRVPRRSLVAVTEQLCRAVDGVVAVHQTLDFLEDDTDVAVEHPRAYHAGR; encoded by the coding sequence ATGTCGCACCGCACCGTTCACGACGTCATGACCCGCGAGGTCGTCACCGCCGGCCCCGACACGCCGTTCAAGGAGATCGCGCTGCTCTTCCACCGCAACGACATCACCGCCCTGCCGGTCGTCGACGACCAGCGCCGTCCGCTCGGGATGGTCTCCGAGGCGGACCTCCTCCGGAAGGCGGCGGTGCTGCCCGACCCGGAGAGCGGTACGCCCGGACGCTGGCTCGGCGCGCACGACCGGGCCCGGGCGGAGGCCGAGACCGCCGGCGGGCTGATGACCGCGCCCGCTGTGGCGGCCCGTCCCGGCTGGTCGATCCCCGAGGCCGCCCGCGCGATGGACAAGCACAGGGTCAAGCGGCTGCCCGTGGTCGACGAGATCGGTCGGCTGGTCGGCATCGTCAGCCGGCGGGACCTGCTCCAGGTCTTCCTGCGCCACGATGGTGCGATCCGCGAGGAGATCACCCACGACGTGCTCGGCGGGACGCTGTGGCTGGCCCCGGACGCCGTCCGGGTCACCGTGCACGACGGTGTGGTCACGCTGACCGGCCGGGTACCGAGGCGCAGTCTCGTCGCCGTCACCGAGCAGTTGTGCCGCGCGGTGGACGGAGTGGTGGCCGTCCACCAGACCCTGGACTTCCTGGAGGACGACACCGACGTGGCGGTCGAGCATCCCCGGGCCTACCACGCAGGGCGGTGA
- a CDS encoding MBL fold metallo-hydrolase, which produces MTTENGAGRPAPRPGLLTFLGGVGTVTGSKFLVETDNARLMVDCGLFQGLAELRRRNRRPLPLDAADVRAVVLTHAHLDHCGYLPGWSARGSGAPC; this is translated from the coding sequence ATGACCACGGAGAACGGCGCCGGCCGACCGGCGCCCCGACCGGGACTGCTCACCTTCCTCGGCGGCGTCGGGACGGTCACGGGCAGCAAGTTCCTGGTGGAGACCGACAACGCGCGGCTGATGGTGGACTGCGGCCTGTTCCAGGGCCTGGCCGAACTACGGCGACGCAACCGCCGGCCGCTCCCGCTCGACGCTGCGGACGTCCGGGCGGTGGTCCTCACCCACGCCCACCTCGACCACTGCGGCTACCTCCCCGGCTGGTCCGCGAGGGGTTCCGGGGCCCCGTGCTGA
- a CDS encoding MBL fold metallo-hydrolase, with protein sequence MLTTPDTARLAELILRDSAHLLREDADHANRYGWSKHRPAEPLYDDEDVENTLRMFDPVALDTDVEITAGIVLRLRRAGHILGSAWAHLTLEDGHTVAFSGDLGRPVHPLLRAPEPFSGADALVVESTYGNRRHEETAAREWFAGAIERTLARGGTVVVPSFAVDRTEVVLHQLAELRREGRLPGDTPVFVDSPMALSALQIYRDAFGNRSDELRPDVLERGAAALDPQPFTLVRSLQESLALERSRVPSVIVSASGMATGGRVVHHLRGLLPDPRNTVIVVGFAAAGTRARDLVDGTRALKMYGSYVPVRAEVVNVPAFSAHADASEILDWLRAAPPPGATYLVHGEPEGSAALRDRIDRELGWTAVVPRPGERVLVR encoded by the coding sequence GTGCTGACGACCCCGGACACGGCGCGCCTCGCCGAACTGATCCTCCGGGACAGCGCCCACCTGCTGCGCGAGGACGCCGACCACGCCAACCGGTACGGCTGGTCCAAGCACCGCCCCGCCGAGCCGCTGTACGACGACGAGGACGTCGAGAACACCCTGCGGATGTTCGATCCCGTCGCACTGGACACCGATGTCGAGATCACCGCCGGGATCGTCCTGCGGCTGCGCCGTGCCGGACACATCCTCGGCTCGGCCTGGGCACACCTCACCCTGGAGGACGGACACACCGTGGCCTTCAGCGGGGACCTGGGCCGGCCCGTCCACCCGCTGCTGCGCGCACCGGAGCCCTTCAGCGGCGCGGACGCGCTGGTGGTCGAGTCCACGTACGGCAACCGGCGTCACGAGGAGACAGCCGCACGCGAGTGGTTCGCCGGGGCGATCGAGCGCACCCTCGCCCGGGGTGGCACCGTGGTCGTCCCGTCGTTCGCGGTCGACCGGACGGAGGTCGTGCTGCACCAACTGGCCGAGCTGCGGCGCGAGGGCCGGCTCCCCGGGGACACCCCTGTCTTCGTCGACAGCCCGATGGCCCTGTCGGCCCTGCAGATCTACCGCGACGCCTTCGGGAACCGCTCGGACGAGCTGCGGCCCGATGTCCTGGAGCGCGGCGCCGCAGCCCTCGACCCGCAGCCGTTCACCCTGGTGCGCTCCCTCCAGGAGTCCCTGGCGCTCGAACGCTCCCGTGTCCCGTCCGTCATCGTGTCCGCCTCGGGAATGGCCACCGGCGGCCGTGTCGTGCACCACCTGCGCGGCCTGCTGCCGGATCCCCGCAACACGGTGATCGTGGTCGGCTTCGCGGCCGCAGGCACCCGGGCCCGCGATCTGGTCGACGGCACAAGGGCCCTGAAGATGTACGGCAGCTACGTCCCCGTGCGCGCAGAGGTCGTCAACGTGCCCGCCTTCTCCGCGCACGCCGACGCTTCCGAGATCCTCGACTGGCTGCGCGCCGCACCGCCGCCCGGTGCCACCTACCTGGTCCACGGCGAGCCGGAGGGCT